The Hirundo rustica isolate bHirRus1 chromosome 29, bHirRus1.pri.v3, whole genome shotgun sequence genome window below encodes:
- the ARNT gene encoding aryl hydrocarbon receptor nuclear translocator isoform X9 has protein sequence MAATAASAEMASDVSSLGAAVGSGNSGSGAQAGGAQRPSKRRPGLDFDDDGEGNSKFLRCDDDPMPNDKERFARSDDEQSSADKERLARENHSEIERRRRNKMTAYITELSDMVPTCSALARKPDKLTILRMAVSHMKSLRGTGNTSTDGTYKPSFLTDQELKHLILEAADGFLFIVSCETGRVVYVSDSVTPVLNQPQSEWFGSTLYEQVHPDDVGKLREQLSTSENALTGRILDLKTGTVKKEGQQSMRMCMGSRRSFICRMRCGNSSVDPVAVNRLSFMRNRCRNGLGAAKDGEPHYVVVHCTGYIKAWPPAGVSLPDDDPDAGQGSKFCLVAIGRLQVTSSPNCTDMNNVCQPTEFISRHNTEGIFTFIDHRCVATVGYQPQELLGKDIVDFCHPEDQQLLRDSFQQVVKLKGQVLSVMFRFRSKNREWLWMRTSSFTFQNPYSDEIEYIICTNTNVKNSSQESRPALANSMPRPQLGQSINLPLDMGTAPLPSRQQQQPPQAELEVGPARESLAGYEHSQVPVQPVSAAGPEHSKPLEKAESLFSQERDPRFGEIFPGISTDQNKAIPASTMPANPPLFAQGNTFTAARPAENFRSSSMVPPVNIIQQQPSPSGRILPQISRHSTPAQVSGTTWAPGTRPVFTAQQVASQAVKTRPPSFGMGTFQGTPSSFSSMAAPGSTASPTTVPYPALASRGTGFTATEAAQTPAPFQPRAADAVGMWPQWQGQHHGPGSGEQHVQQPQPSQPEVFPDMLTMLGDQGPNYNNEEFPELNIFPSFSE, from the exons gtctGATGATGAGCAGAGTTCAGCGGATAAGGAGAGACTTGCCAG GGAGAACCACAGCGAGATCGAGCGCAGGAGGAGGAACAAGATGACCGCCTACATCACGGAGCTGTCGGACATGGTGCCCACGTGCAGCGCCCTGGCCCGCAAGCCGGACAAGCTGACCATCCTGCGCATGGCCGTGTCCCACATGAAATCCCTGCGTGGCACTGGCAACACCTCCACAGACGGCACCTACAAACCCTCCTTTCTCACCGACCAG GAACTCAAACACCTGATCCTGGAGGCGGCCGACGGCTTCCTGTTCATCGTGTCCTGCGAGACGGGGCGCGTGGTCTACGTGTCGGACTCGGTGACGCCGGTGCTGAACCAGCCGCAGTCGGAGTGGTTCGGCAGCACCTTGTACGAGCAGGTGCACCCCGACGACGTGGGCAAGCTGCGGGAGCAGCTCTCCACCTCCGAGAACGCCCTGACAG gtCGTATCCTCGATTTGAAGACGGGGACTGTGAAGAAGGAAGGGCAGCAGTCCATGAGGATGTGCATGGGCTCCCGGAGATCTTTCATCTGCCGGATGAG GTGCGGCAACAGCTCTGTGGATCCGGTCGCCGTCAATCGTCTCAGCTTCATGAGGAATCGCTGCAG GAATGGTTTAGGTGCAGCCAAGGATGGAGAACCTCACTACGTCGTCGTGCACTGCACGGGCTACATCAAGGCCTGGCCCCCGGCAG GTGTTTCCCTGCCTGACGATGACCCCGACGCTGGCCAGGGCAGCAAATTCTGCCTCGTGGCCATTGGCAGGCTCCAG GTGACCAGCTCCCCCAACTGCACAGACATGAACAACGTCTGCCAGCCCACAGAATTCATCTCCCGACACAACACCGAAGGAATTTTCACCTTCATCGACCACCGGTGCGTGGCCACCGTGGGTTACCAGCCCCAG GAACTTTTGGGGAAGGACATTGTGGATTTCTGCCATCCAGAAGACCAGCAGCTTTTACGGGACAGTTTCCAGCAG gtggtGAAGTTAAAAGGCCAGGTTCTGTCAGTCATGTTCCGTTTCCGATCCAAGAACCGGGAATGGCTGTGGATGAGAACCAGCTCGTTCACCTTCCAGAACCCCTACTCAGATGAGATCGAGTACATCATCTGCACCAACACCAACGTCAA GAACTCGAGCCAGGAGTCCCGGCCTGCCCTGGCAAACTCCATGCCAAGGCctcagctggggcagagcaTCAACCTTCCCCTGGACatgggcacagccccactgccctcAAG gcagcagcagcagccaccgcaggcagagctggaagtgGGCCCAGCAAGGGAGAGCTTGGCTGGGTACGAGCACTCTCAG gTGCCCGTGCAGCCCGTGAGCGCCGCCGGCCCCGAGCACAGCAAGCCCCTGGAGAAAGCCGAGAGCCTCTTCAGCCAGGAGCGGGACCCACGCTTCGGGGAGATCTTCCCTGGCATCAGCACAG ATCAGAACAAAGccatccctgccagcaccaTGCCGGCCAACCCGCCCCTCTTCGCCCAGGGAAACACCTTCACTGCTGCACGGCCTGCTGAGAACTTCAG gagcagcagcatggtGCCTCCAGTGAACatcatccagcagcagccctctCCCTCCGGCCGGATCTTACCCCAGATCTCCCGCCACTCCACCCCAGCTCAGGTCAGCGGGACCACCTGGGCTCCAGGGACACGGCCGGTGTTCACAGCCCAG CAAGTGGCGTCCCAGGCGGTGAAGACCCGGCCTCCTTCCTTCGGCATGGGGACATTCCAGGGCACGCCGTCCTCCTTCAGCTCCATGGCAGCGCCGGGATCGACGGCTTCTCCCACCACGGTGCCGTACCCGGCCCTGGCCAGCCGTGGCACAGGCTTCA CAGCCACGGAGGCAGCGCAGACCCCGGCCCCGTtccagccccgcgccgccgaCGCCGTGGGAATGTGGCCGCAGTGGCAGGGGCAGCACCACGGCCCGGGATCCGGCGAGCAGCAcgtgcagcagccccagcccagccagcccgAGGTCTTCCCA GACATGCTGACCATGCTGGGGGACCAAGGGCCCAACTACAACAACGAAGAATTCCCGGAGCTGAAcatattcccttctttttccGAATAA
- the ARNT gene encoding aryl hydrocarbon receptor nuclear translocator isoform X1, producing MAATAASAEMASDVSSLGAAVGSGNSGSGAQAGGAQRPSKRRPGLDFDDDGEGNSKFLRCDDDPMPNDKERFARSDDEQSSADKERLARENHSEIERRRRNKMTAYITELSDMVPTCSALARKPDKLTILRMAVSHMKSLRGTGNTSTDGTYKPSFLTDQELKHLILEAADGFLFIVSCETGRVVYVSDSVTPVLNQPQSEWFGSTLYEQVHPDDVGKLREQLSTSENALTEGTKPWCLSTKDAAAPPENASKGRILDLKTGTVKKEGQQSMRMCMGSRRSFICRMRCGNSSVDPVAVNRLSFMRNRCRNGLGAAKDGEPHYVVVHCTGYIKAWPPAGVSLPDDDPDAGQGSKFCLVAIGRLQVTSSPNCTDMNNVCQPTEFISRHNTEGIFTFIDHRCVATVGYQPQELLGKDIVDFCHPEDQQLLRDSFQQGPAQCCRTRSGGGFLALLSLLLFLRALDLVAGQVVKLKGQVLSVMFRFRSKNREWLWMRTSSFTFQNPYSDEIEYIICTNTNVKNSSQESRPALANSMPRPQLGQSINLPLDMGTAPLPSRQQQQPPQAELEVGPARESLAGYEHSQVPVQPVSAAGPEHSKPLEKAESLFSQERDPRFGEIFPGISTDQNKAIPASTMPANPPLFAQGNTFTAARPAENFRSSSMVPPVNIIQQQPSPSGRILPQISRHSTPAQVSGTTWAPGTRPVFTAQQVASQAVKTRPPSFGMGTFQGTPSSFSSMAAPGSTASPTTVPYPALASRGTGFTATEAAQTPAPFQPRAADAVGMWPQWQGQHHGPGSGEQHVQQPQPSQPEVFPDMLTMLGDQGPNYNNEEFPELNIFPSFSE from the exons gtctGATGATGAGCAGAGTTCAGCGGATAAGGAGAGACTTGCCAG GGAGAACCACAGCGAGATCGAGCGCAGGAGGAGGAACAAGATGACCGCCTACATCACGGAGCTGTCGGACATGGTGCCCACGTGCAGCGCCCTGGCCCGCAAGCCGGACAAGCTGACCATCCTGCGCATGGCCGTGTCCCACATGAAATCCCTGCGTGGCACTGGCAACACCTCCACAGACGGCACCTACAAACCCTCCTTTCTCACCGACCAG GAACTCAAACACCTGATCCTGGAGGCGGCCGACGGCTTCCTGTTCATCGTGTCCTGCGAGACGGGGCGCGTGGTCTACGTGTCGGACTCGGTGACGCCGGTGCTGAACCAGCCGCAGTCGGAGTGGTTCGGCAGCACCTTGTACGAGCAGGTGCACCCCGACGACGTGGGCAAGCTGCGGGAGCAGCTCTCCACCTCCGAGAACGCCCTGACAG AGGGAACCAAGCCCTGGTGCCTTTCTACCAAGGATGCTGCAGCTCCCCCCGAGAATGCATCTAAAG gtCGTATCCTCGATTTGAAGACGGGGACTGTGAAGAAGGAAGGGCAGCAGTCCATGAGGATGTGCATGGGCTCCCGGAGATCTTTCATCTGCCGGATGAG GTGCGGCAACAGCTCTGTGGATCCGGTCGCCGTCAATCGTCTCAGCTTCATGAGGAATCGCTGCAG GAATGGTTTAGGTGCAGCCAAGGATGGAGAACCTCACTACGTCGTCGTGCACTGCACGGGCTACATCAAGGCCTGGCCCCCGGCAG GTGTTTCCCTGCCTGACGATGACCCCGACGCTGGCCAGGGCAGCAAATTCTGCCTCGTGGCCATTGGCAGGCTCCAG GTGACCAGCTCCCCCAACTGCACAGACATGAACAACGTCTGCCAGCCCACAGAATTCATCTCCCGACACAACACCGAAGGAATTTTCACCTTCATCGACCACCGGTGCGTGGCCACCGTGGGTTACCAGCCCCAG GAACTTTTGGGGAAGGACATTGTGGATTTCTGCCATCCAGAAGACCAGCAGCTTTTACGGGACAGTTTCCAGCAG GGCCCAGCCCAGTGCTGCAGAACCCGCAGTGGAGGTGGTTTTCTTGCCCTGTTGTCGTTACTGTTATTTCTGAGGGCCTTGGACTTGGTGGCAGGGCAG gtggtGAAGTTAAAAGGCCAGGTTCTGTCAGTCATGTTCCGTTTCCGATCCAAGAACCGGGAATGGCTGTGGATGAGAACCAGCTCGTTCACCTTCCAGAACCCCTACTCAGATGAGATCGAGTACATCATCTGCACCAACACCAACGTCAA GAACTCGAGCCAGGAGTCCCGGCCTGCCCTGGCAAACTCCATGCCAAGGCctcagctggggcagagcaTCAACCTTCCCCTGGACatgggcacagccccactgccctcAAG gcagcagcagcagccaccgcaggcagagctggaagtgGGCCCAGCAAGGGAGAGCTTGGCTGGGTACGAGCACTCTCAG gTGCCCGTGCAGCCCGTGAGCGCCGCCGGCCCCGAGCACAGCAAGCCCCTGGAGAAAGCCGAGAGCCTCTTCAGCCAGGAGCGGGACCCACGCTTCGGGGAGATCTTCCCTGGCATCAGCACAG ATCAGAACAAAGccatccctgccagcaccaTGCCGGCCAACCCGCCCCTCTTCGCCCAGGGAAACACCTTCACTGCTGCACGGCCTGCTGAGAACTTCAG gagcagcagcatggtGCCTCCAGTGAACatcatccagcagcagccctctCCCTCCGGCCGGATCTTACCCCAGATCTCCCGCCACTCCACCCCAGCTCAGGTCAGCGGGACCACCTGGGCTCCAGGGACACGGCCGGTGTTCACAGCCCAG CAAGTGGCGTCCCAGGCGGTGAAGACCCGGCCTCCTTCCTTCGGCATGGGGACATTCCAGGGCACGCCGTCCTCCTTCAGCTCCATGGCAGCGCCGGGATCGACGGCTTCTCCCACCACGGTGCCGTACCCGGCCCTGGCCAGCCGTGGCACAGGCTTCA CAGCCACGGAGGCAGCGCAGACCCCGGCCCCGTtccagccccgcgccgccgaCGCCGTGGGAATGTGGCCGCAGTGGCAGGGGCAGCACCACGGCCCGGGATCCGGCGAGCAGCAcgtgcagcagccccagcccagccagcccgAGGTCTTCCCA GACATGCTGACCATGCTGGGGGACCAAGGGCCCAACTACAACAACGAAGAATTCCCGGAGCTGAAcatattcccttctttttccGAATAA
- the ARNT gene encoding aryl hydrocarbon receptor nuclear translocator isoform X6, whose protein sequence is MAATAASAEMASDVSSLGAAVGSGNSGSGAQAGGAQRPSKRRPGLDFDDDGEGNSKFLRCDDDPMPNDKERFARSDDEQSSADKERLARENHSEIERRRRNKMTAYITELSDMVPTCSALARKPDKLTILRMAVSHMKSLRGTGNTSTDGTYKPSFLTDQELKHLILEAADGFLFIVSCETGRVVYVSDSVTPVLNQPQSEWFGSTLYEQVHPDDVGKLREQLSTSENALTGRILDLKTGTVKKEGQQSMRMCMGSRRSFICRMRCGNSSVDPVAVNRLSFMRNRCRNGLGAAKDGEPHYVVVHCTGYIKAWPPAGVSLPDDDPDAGQGSKFCLVAIGRLQVTSSPNCTDMNNVCQPTEFISRHNTEGIFTFIDHRCVATVGYQPQELLGKDIVDFCHPEDQQLLRDSFQQGPAQCCRTRSGGGFLALLSLLLFLRALDLVAGQVVKLKGQVLSVMFRFRSKNREWLWMRTSSFTFQNPYSDEIEYIICTNTNVKNSSQESRPALANSMPRPQLGQSINLPLDMGTAPLPSRQQQQPPQAELEVGPARESLAGYEHSQVPVQPVSAAGPEHSKPLEKAESLFSQERDPRFGEIFPGISTDQNKAIPASTMPANPPLFAQGNTFTAARPAENFRSSSMVPPVNIIQQQPSPSGRILPQISRHSTPAQVSGTTWAPGTRPVFTAQQVASQAVKTRPPSFGMGTFQGTPSSFSSMAAPGSTASPTTVPYPALASRGTGFTATEAAQTPAPFQPRAADAVGMWPQWQGQHHGPGSGEQHVQQPQPSQPEVFPDMLTMLGDQGPNYNNEEFPELNIFPSFSE, encoded by the exons gtctGATGATGAGCAGAGTTCAGCGGATAAGGAGAGACTTGCCAG GGAGAACCACAGCGAGATCGAGCGCAGGAGGAGGAACAAGATGACCGCCTACATCACGGAGCTGTCGGACATGGTGCCCACGTGCAGCGCCCTGGCCCGCAAGCCGGACAAGCTGACCATCCTGCGCATGGCCGTGTCCCACATGAAATCCCTGCGTGGCACTGGCAACACCTCCACAGACGGCACCTACAAACCCTCCTTTCTCACCGACCAG GAACTCAAACACCTGATCCTGGAGGCGGCCGACGGCTTCCTGTTCATCGTGTCCTGCGAGACGGGGCGCGTGGTCTACGTGTCGGACTCGGTGACGCCGGTGCTGAACCAGCCGCAGTCGGAGTGGTTCGGCAGCACCTTGTACGAGCAGGTGCACCCCGACGACGTGGGCAAGCTGCGGGAGCAGCTCTCCACCTCCGAGAACGCCCTGACAG gtCGTATCCTCGATTTGAAGACGGGGACTGTGAAGAAGGAAGGGCAGCAGTCCATGAGGATGTGCATGGGCTCCCGGAGATCTTTCATCTGCCGGATGAG GTGCGGCAACAGCTCTGTGGATCCGGTCGCCGTCAATCGTCTCAGCTTCATGAGGAATCGCTGCAG GAATGGTTTAGGTGCAGCCAAGGATGGAGAACCTCACTACGTCGTCGTGCACTGCACGGGCTACATCAAGGCCTGGCCCCCGGCAG GTGTTTCCCTGCCTGACGATGACCCCGACGCTGGCCAGGGCAGCAAATTCTGCCTCGTGGCCATTGGCAGGCTCCAG GTGACCAGCTCCCCCAACTGCACAGACATGAACAACGTCTGCCAGCCCACAGAATTCATCTCCCGACACAACACCGAAGGAATTTTCACCTTCATCGACCACCGGTGCGTGGCCACCGTGGGTTACCAGCCCCAG GAACTTTTGGGGAAGGACATTGTGGATTTCTGCCATCCAGAAGACCAGCAGCTTTTACGGGACAGTTTCCAGCAG GGCCCAGCCCAGTGCTGCAGAACCCGCAGTGGAGGTGGTTTTCTTGCCCTGTTGTCGTTACTGTTATTTCTGAGGGCCTTGGACTTGGTGGCAGGGCAG gtggtGAAGTTAAAAGGCCAGGTTCTGTCAGTCATGTTCCGTTTCCGATCCAAGAACCGGGAATGGCTGTGGATGAGAACCAGCTCGTTCACCTTCCAGAACCCCTACTCAGATGAGATCGAGTACATCATCTGCACCAACACCAACGTCAA GAACTCGAGCCAGGAGTCCCGGCCTGCCCTGGCAAACTCCATGCCAAGGCctcagctggggcagagcaTCAACCTTCCCCTGGACatgggcacagccccactgccctcAAG gcagcagcagcagccaccgcaggcagagctggaagtgGGCCCAGCAAGGGAGAGCTTGGCTGGGTACGAGCACTCTCAG gTGCCCGTGCAGCCCGTGAGCGCCGCCGGCCCCGAGCACAGCAAGCCCCTGGAGAAAGCCGAGAGCCTCTTCAGCCAGGAGCGGGACCCACGCTTCGGGGAGATCTTCCCTGGCATCAGCACAG ATCAGAACAAAGccatccctgccagcaccaTGCCGGCCAACCCGCCCCTCTTCGCCCAGGGAAACACCTTCACTGCTGCACGGCCTGCTGAGAACTTCAG gagcagcagcatggtGCCTCCAGTGAACatcatccagcagcagccctctCCCTCCGGCCGGATCTTACCCCAGATCTCCCGCCACTCCACCCCAGCTCAGGTCAGCGGGACCACCTGGGCTCCAGGGACACGGCCGGTGTTCACAGCCCAG CAAGTGGCGTCCCAGGCGGTGAAGACCCGGCCTCCTTCCTTCGGCATGGGGACATTCCAGGGCACGCCGTCCTCCTTCAGCTCCATGGCAGCGCCGGGATCGACGGCTTCTCCCACCACGGTGCCGTACCCGGCCCTGGCCAGCCGTGGCACAGGCTTCA CAGCCACGGAGGCAGCGCAGACCCCGGCCCCGTtccagccccgcgccgccgaCGCCGTGGGAATGTGGCCGCAGTGGCAGGGGCAGCACCACGGCCCGGGATCCGGCGAGCAGCAcgtgcagcagccccagcccagccagcccgAGGTCTTCCCA GACATGCTGACCATGCTGGGGGACCAAGGGCCCAACTACAACAACGAAGAATTCCCGGAGCTGAAcatattcccttctttttccGAATAA
- the ARNT gene encoding aryl hydrocarbon receptor nuclear translocator isoform X2, protein MAATAASAEMASDVSSLGAAVGSGNSGSGAQAGGAQRPSKRRPGLDFDDDGEGNSKFLRCDDDPMPNDKERFARSDDEQSSADKERLARENHSEIERRRRNKMTAYITELSDMVPTCSALARKPDKLTILRMAVSHMKSLRGTGNTSTDGTYKPSFLTDQELKHLILEAADGFLFIVSCETGRVVYVSDSVTPVLNQPQSEWFGSTLYEQVHPDDVGKLREQLSTSENALTEGTKPWCLSTKDAAAPPENASKGRILDLKTGTVKKEGQQSMRMCMGSRRSFICRMRCGNSSVDPVAVNRLSFMRNRCRNGLGAAKDGEPHYVVVHCTGYIKAWPPAGVSLPDDDPDAGQGSKFCLVAIGRLQVTSSPNCTDMNNVCQPTEFISRHNTEGIFTFIDHRCVATVGYQPQELLGKDIVDFCHPEDQQLLRDSFQQGPAQCCRTRSGGGFLALLSLLLFLRALDLVAGQVVKLKGQVLSVMFRFRSKNREWLWMRTSSFTFQNPYSDEIEYIICTNTNVKNSSQESRPALANSMPRPQLGQSINLPLDMGTAPLPSRQQQQPPQAELEVGPARESLAGYEHSQVPVQPVSAAGPEHSKPLEKAESLFSQERDPRFGEIFPGISTDQNKAIPASTMPANPPLFAQGNTFTAARPAENFRSSSMVPPVNIIQQQPSPSGRILPQISRHSTPAQVSGTTWAPGTRPVFTAQQVASQAVKTRPPSFGMGTFQGTPSSFSSMAAPGSTASPTTVPYPALASRGTGFTTEAAQTPAPFQPRAADAVGMWPQWQGQHHGPGSGEQHVQQPQPSQPEVFPDMLTMLGDQGPNYNNEEFPELNIFPSFSE, encoded by the exons gtctGATGATGAGCAGAGTTCAGCGGATAAGGAGAGACTTGCCAG GGAGAACCACAGCGAGATCGAGCGCAGGAGGAGGAACAAGATGACCGCCTACATCACGGAGCTGTCGGACATGGTGCCCACGTGCAGCGCCCTGGCCCGCAAGCCGGACAAGCTGACCATCCTGCGCATGGCCGTGTCCCACATGAAATCCCTGCGTGGCACTGGCAACACCTCCACAGACGGCACCTACAAACCCTCCTTTCTCACCGACCAG GAACTCAAACACCTGATCCTGGAGGCGGCCGACGGCTTCCTGTTCATCGTGTCCTGCGAGACGGGGCGCGTGGTCTACGTGTCGGACTCGGTGACGCCGGTGCTGAACCAGCCGCAGTCGGAGTGGTTCGGCAGCACCTTGTACGAGCAGGTGCACCCCGACGACGTGGGCAAGCTGCGGGAGCAGCTCTCCACCTCCGAGAACGCCCTGACAG AGGGAACCAAGCCCTGGTGCCTTTCTACCAAGGATGCTGCAGCTCCCCCCGAGAATGCATCTAAAG gtCGTATCCTCGATTTGAAGACGGGGACTGTGAAGAAGGAAGGGCAGCAGTCCATGAGGATGTGCATGGGCTCCCGGAGATCTTTCATCTGCCGGATGAG GTGCGGCAACAGCTCTGTGGATCCGGTCGCCGTCAATCGTCTCAGCTTCATGAGGAATCGCTGCAG GAATGGTTTAGGTGCAGCCAAGGATGGAGAACCTCACTACGTCGTCGTGCACTGCACGGGCTACATCAAGGCCTGGCCCCCGGCAG GTGTTTCCCTGCCTGACGATGACCCCGACGCTGGCCAGGGCAGCAAATTCTGCCTCGTGGCCATTGGCAGGCTCCAG GTGACCAGCTCCCCCAACTGCACAGACATGAACAACGTCTGCCAGCCCACAGAATTCATCTCCCGACACAACACCGAAGGAATTTTCACCTTCATCGACCACCGGTGCGTGGCCACCGTGGGTTACCAGCCCCAG GAACTTTTGGGGAAGGACATTGTGGATTTCTGCCATCCAGAAGACCAGCAGCTTTTACGGGACAGTTTCCAGCAG GGCCCAGCCCAGTGCTGCAGAACCCGCAGTGGAGGTGGTTTTCTTGCCCTGTTGTCGTTACTGTTATTTCTGAGGGCCTTGGACTTGGTGGCAGGGCAG gtggtGAAGTTAAAAGGCCAGGTTCTGTCAGTCATGTTCCGTTTCCGATCCAAGAACCGGGAATGGCTGTGGATGAGAACCAGCTCGTTCACCTTCCAGAACCCCTACTCAGATGAGATCGAGTACATCATCTGCACCAACACCAACGTCAA GAACTCGAGCCAGGAGTCCCGGCCTGCCCTGGCAAACTCCATGCCAAGGCctcagctggggcagagcaTCAACCTTCCCCTGGACatgggcacagccccactgccctcAAG gcagcagcagcagccaccgcaggcagagctggaagtgGGCCCAGCAAGGGAGAGCTTGGCTGGGTACGAGCACTCTCAG gTGCCCGTGCAGCCCGTGAGCGCCGCCGGCCCCGAGCACAGCAAGCCCCTGGAGAAAGCCGAGAGCCTCTTCAGCCAGGAGCGGGACCCACGCTTCGGGGAGATCTTCCCTGGCATCAGCACAG ATCAGAACAAAGccatccctgccagcaccaTGCCGGCCAACCCGCCCCTCTTCGCCCAGGGAAACACCTTCACTGCTGCACGGCCTGCTGAGAACTTCAG gagcagcagcatggtGCCTCCAGTGAACatcatccagcagcagccctctCCCTCCGGCCGGATCTTACCCCAGATCTCCCGCCACTCCACCCCAGCTCAGGTCAGCGGGACCACCTGGGCTCCAGGGACACGGCCGGTGTTCACAGCCCAG CAAGTGGCGTCCCAGGCGGTGAAGACCCGGCCTCCTTCCTTCGGCATGGGGACATTCCAGGGCACGCCGTCCTCCTTCAGCTCCATGGCAGCGCCGGGATCGACGGCTTCTCCCACCACGGTGCCGTACCCGGCCCTGGCCAGCCGTGGCACAGGCTTCA CCACGGAGGCAGCGCAGACCCCGGCCCCGTtccagccccgcgccgccgaCGCCGTGGGAATGTGGCCGCAGTGGCAGGGGCAGCACCACGGCCCGGGATCCGGCGAGCAGCAcgtgcagcagccccagcccagccagcccgAGGTCTTCCCA GACATGCTGACCATGCTGGGGGACCAAGGGCCCAACTACAACAACGAAGAATTCCCGGAGCTGAAcatattcccttctttttccGAATAA